The following coding sequences are from one Virgibacillus necropolis window:
- a CDS encoding NAD(P)H-dependent flavin oxidoreductase, with translation MQKKSVEQLKQNMKLPVIMAPMFLVSNPNMIINACASGIIGSIPALNARTSDILEEWMKQISTELKEIKNKNPDKEVAPWAINYITHRSNKRYEEDLNLIEKYQPPIVITSLGDPSAVVKIVHEYGGLVFSDVITVKFAKKAIEKGTDGLVLVASGAGGHAGILNPFAFLHEVKEFWDGPIVLAGGMSKGEDILAAEVLGADFVYMGSRFITSAESSAVEAYKNMIIDSSSEDILYTDAFSGVNANYLVPSIQQAGLDHNNLEKEEMNFNKLNNSNVKAWKDVWGAGQGVGSINKVQTVAEIVEELQGSYEKAKAKINDRETILKNSSIKNKR, from the coding sequence ATGCAAAAAAAATCCGTAGAGCAATTGAAACAAAACATGAAACTTCCTGTCATTATGGCGCCTATGTTCTTGGTCTCTAATCCTAACATGATTATTAATGCCTGTGCATCTGGAATCATCGGCTCGATTCCCGCCTTGAATGCTCGTACTAGTGACATTTTGGAAGAATGGATGAAACAAATTAGCACTGAATTAAAGGAAATTAAAAATAAGAATCCAGATAAAGAAGTAGCTCCATGGGCAATCAATTATATCACGCACCGTTCAAATAAAAGATATGAAGAAGACCTTAACTTAATTGAAAAATATCAACCGCCAATTGTTATCACGTCTCTTGGAGACCCGAGCGCTGTCGTTAAAATTGTCCATGAATATGGTGGTCTAGTTTTCTCTGATGTGATTACGGTAAAGTTTGCGAAAAAGGCGATAGAAAAAGGGACAGATGGGTTAGTACTGGTTGCCAGTGGTGCGGGTGGACATGCTGGGATTTTGAATCCATTCGCCTTCCTTCATGAGGTTAAGGAATTCTGGGATGGGCCAATTGTTTTGGCTGGTGGGATGTCAAAGGGCGAAGATATACTTGCAGCGGAAGTACTTGGAGCGGATTTTGTCTATATGGGTTCGAGATTCATTACTTCTGCAGAGAGTTCAGCTGTTGAAGCGTATAAGAATATGATAATTGATTCATCCAGTGAGGACATTCTTTATACCGATGCGTTTAGTGGTGTAAATGCTAATTATCTTGTCCCAAGTATACAACAGGCTGGATTAGACCATAACAATCTTGAAAAAGAAGAAATGAATTTTAATAAATTAAATAACTCGAATGTAAAGGCATGGAAAGACGTTTGGGGCGCAGGTCAGGGTGTAGGATCAATCAATAAAGTTCAAACCGTTGCCGAAATAGTTGAAGAACTTCAGGGCTCCTATGAAAAAGCGAAAGCGAAAATAAATGATAGAGAAACTATTTTGAAAAACAGTAGTATCAAAAATAAGAGGTGA
- the pulA gene encoding type I pullulanase, protein MKNKVAWIDDIRLLTVRLEGIDLLETEEVPVIYWKKRGKYFPVKIDKIIDDSTVSMTFSEELPMGEILVLLWGKRKIPVYPRAIVRTEWFENHYSDLNAKLGADYQESATTFSVWAPTAISVKVCLNQKVFTLSREKSGIWKRKIVGEWHGFTYQYEVTVNGTTTYANDPYAKAMLANSTKSVIVDLSKTDPADFTNVERPKLQNLQDAIIYELHVRDATIQANSGVVNKGKFSGLAEAATTTLNSYSTGLSYLKELGITHVQLLPINDFARVNELDSDSDYNWGYDPLYFQVPEGSYSTDPEDPLARIKECKEMIKKFHQEGISVILDVVYNHVFIMEESPFEKIVPGYYFRYHTDGSLSNGTGVGNDLATERRMVRKFIIDTINFWLQEYKVDGFRFDLMGAIDIETMKNVHERCSKEAVPIMLLGEGWELPTVLAPEDKATAINSQQLSGIRFFNDYFRDSLKGNQFDTNSAGYVNGLGHFIERLPNLISGSALETYGEPFVSEVNQTINYVECHDNHTLWDRLSLTNGDKNAWTRKKMHQLASGITLLSQGVPFIHAGQEWFRSKQGDENSYISGDQINQLDWYQRESENENIVFIKSLIALRKKYKVFRLSSKQEIRKRFKVLTTPSTLFGFALLGEDEDLSIYVNPTEERHRLHLPSSGKWQIAVTNDAQKQQAMEEVIGEYTCIESYELLVLRRSIKS, encoded by the coding sequence TTGAAAAACAAGGTAGCATGGATAGATGATATTCGCCTTTTAACTGTAAGGCTTGAAGGTATAGATTTACTTGAAACAGAAGAAGTACCTGTAATTTATTGGAAGAAAAGAGGAAAATATTTTCCTGTTAAAATAGATAAAATTATTGATGATTCCACAGTCAGTATGACGTTTTCTGAAGAATTGCCAATGGGAGAAATCCTTGTGCTTCTTTGGGGTAAAAGAAAAATACCAGTTTACCCTAGGGCTATTGTCCGAACGGAATGGTTTGAAAACCATTATTCTGATTTGAATGCTAAGCTTGGGGCAGATTACCAAGAATCAGCAACAACATTTTCAGTCTGGGCTCCGACGGCTATCTCCGTAAAAGTATGTCTAAATCAAAAGGTATTTACGTTAAGTCGAGAAAAAAGTGGCATATGGAAAAGAAAGATAGTCGGTGAGTGGCATGGCTTCACCTACCAATATGAGGTGACCGTGAATGGAACAACGACATATGCCAACGATCCTTATGCCAAAGCTATGTTAGCCAATAGTACAAAAAGTGTCATTGTTGACCTATCCAAAACAGATCCAGCTGATTTCACCAATGTAGAAAGACCTAAACTGCAGAATTTGCAGGATGCCATTATTTACGAGTTACATGTAAGGGATGCAACGATACAAGCGAATAGTGGTGTTGTCAACAAGGGGAAATTTTCAGGTCTAGCGGAAGCGGCTACAACCACTCTAAACAGTTATTCGACTGGACTTTCCTATCTAAAGGAACTTGGTATTACCCATGTTCAACTTTTACCGATTAATGACTTCGCTCGTGTAAATGAGCTAGATTCAGATAGCGATTATAACTGGGGCTATGACCCATTATATTTTCAAGTACCAGAGGGGAGTTACTCCACCGATCCTGAAGACCCCCTGGCAAGAATTAAAGAATGTAAAGAGATGATTAAAAAGTTTCATCAGGAAGGAATCTCCGTCATCCTCGACGTCGTGTATAATCATGTATTTATTATGGAAGAATCTCCCTTTGAGAAGATTGTTCCTGGGTATTATTTCCGCTATCATACCGACGGCAGTTTAAGTAATGGAACTGGGGTAGGTAATGATCTTGCTACAGAACGTAGAATGGTGCGTAAATTCATTATAGATACAATCAATTTTTGGCTTCAAGAATATAAAGTAGATGGATTTCGCTTTGACTTAATGGGGGCAATTGATATCGAAACAATGAAGAATGTTCACGAACGTTGCAGTAAAGAAGCAGTACCGATTATGCTTTTAGGTGAAGGATGGGAGCTTCCAACAGTCTTAGCTCCTGAAGACAAGGCCACCGCTATTAACTCGCAACAACTGTCTGGGATACGGTTTTTTAATGATTATTTTCGTGATTCACTTAAAGGAAATCAATTTGATACAAACAGCGCCGGTTATGTTAACGGACTAGGTCATTTTATTGAAAGGTTGCCAAATCTAATTTCCGGTTCAGCATTAGAAACCTATGGTGAGCCCTTTGTATCTGAGGTGAATCAAACAATTAATTATGTTGAATGTCATGATAACCATACTTTATGGGATCGGCTTTCACTTACGAATGGCGATAAAAACGCATGGACCCGCAAGAAAATGCATCAACTTGCCTCAGGTATCACATTATTAAGTCAAGGTGTTCCCTTTATTCATGCTGGCCAAGAATGGTTCAGAAGTAAACAGGGAGATGAAAACAGCTATATTTCCGGTGATCAGATTAATCAGCTGGATTGGTATCAGAGAGAGTCGGAAAATGAGAATATAGTATTTATTAAATCTCTCATTGCTTTAAGGAAGAAATACAAGGTTTTCCGCCTTTCTTCAAAACAGGAAATAAGAAAAAGATTTAAAGTTTTAACCACGCCCTCCACACTCTTCGGCTTTGCGCTGCTCGGGGAGGACGAGGATCTTTCCATCTATGTTAATCCAACAGAAGAACGTCACCGTCTTCACTTACCTTCTTCAGGTAAGTGGCAGATTGCTGTAACAAATGATGCACAAAAGCAGCAAGCCATGGAGGAAGTTATTGGCGAATATACATGTATTGAATCTTATGAGTTACTTGTTTTAAGGAGGTCTATCAAGAGTTAA
- a CDS encoding NADP-dependent oxidoreductase, producing MQKQIKLVKRPVGTPVEEDFEFSQVPIGEPAEGEVLVRTNYISVDPYLRGRMNDVKSYVPPFELNSVISSGVVAQVVESKSPHFKENDIVTGMLGWQEYSVAKESVIRKIDTTLAPASAYLSVLGMTGLTAYFGLLDIGQPKDGETVVVSGAAGAVGSTVGQIAKIKGAHVVGIAGSDEKINYLIDELGFDAAINYKTEDVKTALYKACPNGIDVYYENVGGPIGDAVLPLLNKFARIPVCGAISAYNNEKADIGRRVQGYLIKTSALMKGFTVGDYAPRFKEGTEALAGWVQEGKLQYEETITDGFDHTIDAFLDLFKGANLGKAIVKVSEID from the coding sequence TTGCAAAAACAAATTAAACTCGTGAAAAGGCCAGTAGGAACGCCAGTAGAAGAGGATTTTGAATTCAGCCAGGTGCCCATTGGTGAACCTGCTGAAGGGGAAGTGCTTGTTCGAACAAATTATATATCAGTTGATCCCTATTTAAGGGGACGTATGAATGATGTTAAATCTTATGTACCACCATTTGAGCTGAATTCAGTTATTTCGAGTGGTGTTGTTGCACAAGTGGTTGAATCAAAGTCTCCGCATTTTAAAGAAAATGACATTGTCACGGGAATGCTAGGATGGCAGGAGTATTCGGTTGCAAAGGAGTCCGTGATTCGGAAAATTGATACTACTCTTGCACCGGCGTCTGCTTATTTAAGTGTGTTAGGAATGACAGGATTAACTGCTTACTTTGGACTGTTAGATATTGGTCAGCCTAAAGACGGTGAAACGGTTGTTGTATCTGGAGCAGCAGGTGCAGTTGGTTCAACGGTTGGTCAGATCGCAAAAATTAAGGGTGCTCATGTAGTTGGAATTGCTGGTTCAGATGAGAAAATTAACTACCTCATAGACGAATTAGGATTTGATGCAGCGATTAATTATAAAACGGAGGACGTTAAAACTGCACTTTATAAAGCATGTCCAAATGGAATTGATGTGTACTATGAAAACGTTGGTGGGCCAATTGGTGACGCCGTATTACCACTTCTGAATAAATTTGCACGCATCCCTGTTTGTGGAGCAATTTCTGCCTATAATAACGAAAAGGCTGATATTGGCCGACGCGTACAAGGCTATTTAATCAAAACCAGCGCATTGATGAAAGGCTTCACAGTTGGTGATTATGCACCCCGCTTCAAGGAGGGCACGGAAGCATTAGCAGGATGGGTGCAAGAAGGTAAATTGCAATATGAGGAAACTATTACAGATGGATTCGATCATACGATTGATGCTTTTCTTGACCTGTTCAAAGGCGCAAATCTAGGGAAAGCGATTGTGAAAGTATCTGAGATTGACTAA
- a CDS encoding MBL fold metallo-hydrolase, whose translation MLEEFGLKLIKLNLPFRLNHVNCFVAEGEDGWKIIDAGLHDKETIKRWELELAGKKVTDILVTHYHPDHFGYVGRLQEKTGAHVSMTKVDADAGLNAWQESFLNKLSNNYRLAGVPNDVSRNMTSNTSEFVSQVTPYPKVDHYFQEGEMVVIGKYEYEVIFTPGHSDGLVTFYSNEKNILLSTDHILPKITPNISYWFHGDQNPLASYLQSLEKVRKLDADLVIPSHGKPFHGANDRIDEIKAHHDERLVQTIEAIGEGGTVSTICKGLFRKDLNIHELRFAIGETLAHLEYLRLQGSCKREDRNGQWWYYS comes from the coding sequence ATGCTAGAAGAATTCGGACTTAAACTCATCAAACTCAATCTTCCATTCCGCCTTAATCATGTAAATTGTTTTGTTGCTGAAGGTGAAGACGGCTGGAAAATCATTGATGCTGGGCTTCATGATAAGGAAACGATAAAGAGATGGGAATTAGAATTAGCAGGGAAAAAGGTTACAGATATTTTAGTTACGCATTATCATCCCGATCATTTTGGTTATGTAGGCCGTTTGCAGGAAAAGACAGGGGCACATGTTTCGATGACAAAGGTTGACGCTGACGCAGGACTAAATGCTTGGCAAGAGAGCTTTTTGAATAAACTTTCCAATAATTATAGGCTAGCTGGTGTACCAAATGACGTGAGCAGGAATATGACAAGTAACACAAGCGAATTTGTTTCTCAGGTCACACCGTATCCTAAGGTAGATCATTATTTCCAGGAAGGTGAAATGGTCGTTATTGGTAAATATGAATATGAGGTTATTTTCACACCAGGTCATTCAGATGGACTTGTAACGTTTTATAGTAATGAGAAAAATATTTTATTATCTACTGACCACATATTACCGAAGATTACGCCAAATATTTCGTATTGGTTCCATGGAGATCAAAACCCATTAGCCTCTTATTTGCAATCACTGGAAAAGGTTCGAAAATTGGACGCTGATCTTGTGATTCCGTCACACGGTAAGCCGTTCCACGGAGCAAATGACCGAATTGACGAAATCAAAGCACACCATGATGAGCGCCTTGTACAAACCATTGAAGCAATTGGTGAAGGTGGTACGGTTAGCACCATTTGCAAAGGACTATTTCGAAAAGACTTAAACATTCATGAATTACGATTTGCCATCGGTGAAACACTTGCTCATTTGGAATATTTACGATTACAAGGATCATGTAAAAGAGAAGATAGAAACGGTCAGTGGTGGTATTATAGTTAG
- a CDS encoding SDR family oxidoreductase — protein MSVMDLFRLDGKTAIVTGGARGLGAQIAQGFAEAGANVVICSRKLAACEKMSEALKELGVDSLAFECDVSNPADVKKVVDGTVAHFGSIDILVNNSGATWGAPVSEMPLEAWQKVMNVNVTGTFLMSQEAGKIMIKQNQGKIINMASVAGFGGTDPRYMDTIGYNTSKGAVMTFTKDLAVKWGQYNINVNAIAPGFFPTKMSQGLLEKGQEKILEATPLNRLGNDADMMGVALFLASKASDFVSGDILAVDGGAHAL, from the coding sequence ATGAGTGTAATGGATTTATTCAGATTAGATGGAAAAACAGCAATTGTTACTGGTGGAGCAAGAGGACTTGGTGCACAAATTGCCCAAGGATTTGCTGAGGCAGGTGCAAATGTTGTCATCTGCTCGCGAAAGCTTGCAGCATGCGAAAAAATGAGTGAGGCTCTGAAGGAATTAGGGGTTGATTCGTTGGCATTTGAATGTGATGTATCGAATCCAGCGGACGTAAAGAAGGTTGTAGACGGAACTGTTGCACACTTTGGTTCAATTGACATTTTAGTTAATAATAGTGGAGCTACATGGGGTGCGCCTGTTTCAGAGATGCCGCTCGAAGCATGGCAAAAGGTGATGAATGTGAATGTAACAGGAACATTCCTAATGAGTCAGGAAGCGGGGAAGATAATGATTAAACAGAACCAAGGGAAAATCATCAACATGGCTTCTGTCGCAGGATTTGGCGGAACAGATCCAAGATACATGGACACAATCGGTTATAATACAAGTAAAGGAGCAGTTATGACGTTTACGAAGGATTTAGCGGTTAAATGGGGGCAATACAATATCAATGTAAATGCAATTGCGCCTGGATTTTTCCCGACAAAGATGTCTCAGGGACTGCTTGAAAAAGGGCAAGAGAAAATTTTAGAAGCAACACCATTGAATCGCCTTGGAAATGACGCTGATATGATGGGAGTGGCCTTATTTTTAGCCTCAAAGGCATCCGATTTTGTAAGTGGCGATATATTAGCTGTTGATGGCGGTGCACACGCTTTGTAA
- a CDS encoding phosphotransferase family protein, with amino-acid sequence MKASFSDTINVRKGEELDKGILLKFVQQNIVDVPDGTLEIEQFGAGHSNLTYLLRIGSWEAVLRRPPLGPVAPKAHDMKREYTILSGLHPLYPTAPKPYIFSTDEQIVGSPFFIMERRKGIVVDSTFPEGIQYDSTLGRKISELMVDRLVDLHQVDYNQTELVNISKPEGFMERQVLGWIKRYERAKTEEVTGVDQLTKCLKDNIPASPEPTIIHYDYKLNNAMFSEDFSEMTGLFDWEMTTVGDPLADVGAALSYWMEPDDPEQLKKGLGKPSVTTKEGFFTRKEFLEDYAKKSGRDVSNVHFYLTFAYFKLAVICQQIYYRYHKGQTNDSRFAHFNQFVANLIQHAPLSSKGV; translated from the coding sequence ATGAAAGCTTCATTTAGCGATACGATAAACGTTCGGAAAGGGGAGGAACTCGATAAGGGAATTTTGCTGAAATTTGTTCAACAAAATATTGTTGATGTCCCTGATGGAACATTGGAAATTGAACAATTCGGGGCTGGCCACTCGAATTTAACATACTTACTACGGATTGGGTCGTGGGAGGCAGTGTTGCGTCGACCGCCACTTGGACCCGTAGCACCGAAAGCTCACGATATGAAAAGAGAATATACAATTTTATCGGGTTTGCATCCATTATATCCAACGGCACCAAAGCCTTATATTTTCTCAACAGACGAACAGATTGTTGGAAGCCCATTTTTTATAATGGAACGTAGAAAAGGGATTGTGGTAGATTCAACGTTTCCTGAGGGCATTCAGTATGATTCTACCTTAGGAAGAAAAATTTCTGAGTTGATGGTTGATCGATTAGTAGATTTACACCAGGTTGATTACAATCAAACAGAATTAGTAAACATTTCTAAGCCAGAGGGTTTTATGGAACGGCAAGTGCTTGGTTGGATTAAGCGGTATGAACGTGCGAAGACGGAAGAAGTAACGGGTGTTGATCAGTTAACGAAATGCCTCAAAGATAATATCCCTGCATCACCAGAGCCTACAATTATTCATTATGATTATAAGTTGAATAACGCTATGTTCTCAGAGGATTTTAGTGAAATGACAGGGTTGTTTGATTGGGAAATGACAACTGTAGGTGATCCATTGGCAGATGTTGGAGCGGCTTTAAGTTATTGGATGGAACCTGATGATCCAGAGCAACTAAAAAAGGGACTCGGAAAACCGTCTGTAACGACCAAGGAAGGATTTTTCACGCGAAAGGAATTTCTAGAAGATTACGCGAAAAAAAGTGGGCGTGATGTATCGAATGTTCATTTTTATCTTACTTTTGCATACTTTAAGCTTGCCGTGATTTGCCAGCAAATTTATTACCGATACCACAAAGGTCAGACGAATGATTCGAGATTTGCTCATTTTAATCAATTTGTTGCGAATTTAATTCAACATGCACCGCTTTCTAGCAAAGGTGTGTGA
- a CDS encoding acyl-CoA dehydrogenase, with amino-acid sequence MDFSYSEKVVELQKKLTSFMEDHVYPNEKVYKEQLNQQESRWTAIPTIMDELKQKAKAGGLWNLFLPDSDYGAGLTNEEYAPLCEIMGRSMIGPEVFNCSAPDTGNMEVLARYGSDEQKRQWLEPLLDGEIRSCFSMTEPDVASSDATNIQSRIVKDGDEYVINGRKWWSSGAGDPRCKIAIVMGKNDSAAARHEQQSMILVPLDAPGVTIERMLPIFGYDDAPHGHAEIIYDNVRVPAENMIWKEGKGFAIAQGRLGPGRIHHCMRLIGAAERALEDLCKRVQDRVAFGEKIADQGVVQEWIADSRIDIEQARLLTLKAAYMMDTVGNKKAKSEIAMIKVIAPNMALKVIDRAIQAHGGAGVSDDFTLANHWANARTLRLADGPDEVHRIQIAKLELRKYS; translated from the coding sequence ATGGATTTTTCTTATTCGGAAAAAGTAGTTGAATTACAAAAAAAACTTACTAGCTTTATGGAAGATCACGTTTATCCAAATGAAAAGGTTTATAAAGAACAATTGAATCAACAGGAAAGTCGATGGACTGCGATTCCTACTATAATGGATGAATTGAAACAGAAAGCAAAAGCTGGAGGGCTATGGAATTTATTTTTACCTGATAGTGATTACGGAGCTGGTTTAACCAACGAGGAGTATGCACCGCTTTGTGAAATAATGGGTCGATCTATGATTGGACCTGAGGTATTTAACTGTAGTGCGCCGGATACAGGTAACATGGAAGTTCTAGCTCGTTATGGGTCAGATGAACAAAAAAGACAGTGGCTTGAGCCTCTTCTTGACGGAGAGATTCGTTCATGTTTTTCAATGACAGAACCTGATGTTGCTTCAAGTGATGCAACAAATATCCAATCCCGCATTGTTAAAGATGGTGACGAATATGTGATCAACGGGCGAAAATGGTGGTCATCTGGGGCCGGGGACCCGCGCTGTAAAATTGCAATCGTAATGGGAAAAAATGATTCGGCAGCAGCAAGGCATGAACAACAGTCAATGATCTTGGTTCCATTAGATGCTCCAGGTGTTACGATCGAGCGAATGCTTCCAATATTTGGCTATGATGATGCACCACATGGTCACGCGGAAATTATTTATGATAATGTTAGAGTACCTGCTGAAAATATGATTTGGAAAGAAGGAAAAGGTTTTGCTATTGCACAAGGCAGACTAGGACCTGGTCGAATCCATCATTGCATGCGTTTGATTGGTGCTGCAGAGCGTGCGCTTGAGGATTTATGTAAGCGCGTTCAAGATAGGGTTGCTTTTGGTGAAAAAATAGCTGATCAAGGAGTTGTACAAGAGTGGATTGCCGATTCACGAATTGACATTGAACAAGCACGATTATTAACGCTGAAAGCTGCGTATATGATGGATACAGTTGGAAATAAAAAAGCCAAATCTGAAATTGCGATGATTAAAGTTATTGCACCAAATATGGCATTAAAGGTGATTGACCGGGCGATCCAAGCACATGGCGGTGCTGGAGTCAGTGATGATTTCACCCTTGCTAATCATTGGGCAAATGCGCGCACACTTAGACTTGCAGATGGGCCTGATGAAGTACATCGCATTCAAATAGCTAAATTAGAGCTTCGTAAATATTCTTAA
- the glgB gene encoding 1,4-alpha-glucan branching protein GlgB encodes MYYNISEEDIFLFHQGTNYRANKLLGCHTINWEGIKGYRFAVWAPNAIEVQVACESNQWDGSEHVLKRITDEGLWVGFFTDIPENIPYKYEIKSMNGHKLLKADPYALQSELRPATASITPILSLHEWNDQEWEEKKKTFDAHKSPISIYEVHLGSWKMKKAGKLNPGETRSAEDFYTYIELADELIPYVKSLGFTHIELLPLAEHPFDLSWGYQITGYFSVTARYGPRNDFKYFVDQCHKHNIGVIMDWVPGHFCKDEFALRKFDGEALYEYADPRKAEKRSWGTLTFDFGRPEVQSFLISNALFWFEEYHIDGIRVDAVASMLYLNFDKSEGEEKVYNSYSGEENLEAFAFIRKLNDAIFSYEPGALMMAEDSSDLPLVTAPTYKGGLGFNFKWNMGWMNDMLSYMENDSIHRKWHHNLLTFSFMYTHSENFLLPLSHDEVVHGKKSLLDKMPGDQWQQFANLRLLYGYMMAHPGKKLIFMGGELAQYAEWKDQEQLDWHLLDYPLHHAIYHYVKALNQFYLAYPELYELDHNSEGFEWIDPHNIEQSIIAFRRRSTSGEELIIICNFTPNVYYDYKVGVPEPGTYKEIFSSDAAAFGGTDQLNEADHFSFPEKWHGLTQHIKIKIPPLAITIFKRKKIINSVEEAIQ; translated from the coding sequence TTGTATTATAACATTTCAGAAGAGGATATATTTTTATTTCACCAGGGAACGAATTATCGCGCTAATAAATTATTAGGCTGTCACACTATAAACTGGGAAGGAATTAAGGGCTATCGATTTGCAGTTTGGGCTCCAAATGCCATTGAAGTCCAGGTTGCTTGTGAATCTAATCAATGGGATGGTAGTGAACATGTATTAAAGAGAATAACCGACGAGGGGCTGTGGGTAGGTTTTTTTACGGATATTCCTGAAAATATTCCTTATAAATATGAAATTAAATCGATGAATGGTCACAAGCTGTTGAAAGCCGATCCATATGCACTACAGTCTGAGCTTCGTCCTGCTACAGCATCGATTACGCCCATACTTTCCTTACATGAATGGAATGATCAAGAATGGGAAGAAAAAAAGAAGACGTTTGATGCCCATAAATCACCCATCTCGATTTATGAAGTACATTTAGGTTCTTGGAAAATGAAAAAAGCGGGTAAATTGAATCCTGGAGAAACGAGAAGTGCCGAGGACTTTTATACGTACATAGAACTTGCTGATGAATTGATTCCATATGTCAAATCGTTAGGCTTTACCCATATTGAACTACTTCCGCTTGCGGAACATCCATTTGATTTGTCATGGGGCTATCAAATAACCGGGTACTTTTCAGTAACGGCTCGCTATGGTCCGCGTAATGACTTCAAATATTTTGTTGACCAATGCCATAAACATAATATTGGGGTCATTATGGACTGGGTACCAGGCCATTTTTGTAAGGATGAGTTTGCACTTCGAAAGTTCGACGGGGAAGCCTTATATGAATATGCTGATCCTCGTAAAGCTGAAAAAAGGTCGTGGGGCACACTAACTTTTGACTTTGGACGACCTGAGGTACAGAGTTTTTTAATCTCAAATGCACTTTTTTGGTTTGAAGAATACCATATCGACGGGATACGCGTTGACGCTGTTGCTAGTATGCTTTATCTTAATTTTGATAAATCGGAGGGCGAGGAAAAAGTTTATAACTCTTACTCGGGAGAGGAAAATCTTGAGGCATTTGCTTTTATTCGTAAATTAAACGATGCTATTTTTTCCTATGAACCAGGTGCATTGATGATGGCTGAGGACAGTTCGGATTTACCGCTTGTGACGGCTCCGACGTACAAGGGGGGACTCGGTTTTAACTTTAAATGGAATATGGGGTGGATGAATGACATGCTTAGCTATATGGAGAATGATTCCATTCACCGTAAGTGGCATCATAATCTACTTACTTTTTCATTTATGTATACCCATTCAGAAAATTTTCTGCTCCCACTTTCACATGATGAAGTTGTCCACGGGAAAAAATCATTGCTAGATAAAATGCCTGGGGATCAGTGGCAGCAGTTTGCTAATCTTAGATTGTTATACGGTTATATGATGGCACATCCCGGTAAGAAATTAATATTTATGGGAGGTGAACTCGCACAATATGCTGAATGGAAAGATCAGGAACAACTTGACTGGCATCTGCTAGACTACCCGCTTCATCACGCAATCTATCATTATGTAAAAGCGCTAAACCAATTTTACCTTGCATATCCAGAACTCTATGAACTGGATCATAATTCGGAAGGCTTTGAATGGATTGATCCACATAATATAGAACAAAGCATTATTGCTTTTCGCAGGCGTAGTACGAGTGGTGAAGAGTTAATTATTATTTGTAACTTTACACCGAATGTTTACTATGACTACAAAGTTGGTGTCCCTGAACCAGGGACTTATAAAGAAATTTTCAGTTCAGATGCAGCAGCCTTCGGAGGAACGGACCAATTAAATGAGGCAGATCATTTTAGTTTCCCTGAAAAATGGCACGGTCTCACGCAACATATAAAAATAAAAATACCGCCTTTAGCTATTACTATTTTTAAACGCAAAAAAATAATAAATTCTGTAGAGGAGGCTATTCAATGA